A single genomic interval of Oryza sativa Japonica Group chromosome 7, ASM3414082v1 harbors:
- the LOC4343681 gene encoding adenylyl-sulfate kinase 3, with protein sequence MEASLPFHHHHPAASSTAAHHAARLTPPPPPRDPRATARWVPPAAAPVRSRSPANLGLPPHPPRRLRLRLAPPRITAAVTGGPRRPRRRAPPPLECAGGSSSSLRRPREEEEEEEEEERSSTAHAGVSLVGENKVLQMSSIVPKASNIFWHDCAVGQADRQKLLKQKGCVVWITGLSGSGKSTLACTLDRELHTRGKLSYVLDGDNLRHGLNKDLGFKAEDRAENIRRVGEVAKLFADAGLVCIASFISPYRRDRESCRALLSDGSFIEVFLNMPLELCESRDPKGLYKLARAGKIKGFTGIDDPYESPLNSEIEIKEVDGVCPSPSDMAGQVVTYLEEKGFLHD encoded by the exons ATGGAGGCCTCTCTCCCgtttcaccaccaccaccccgctgcctcctccaccgcgGCGCATCACGCGGCCCGcctcactcctcctcctcctccgcgagaCCCGCGTGCCACTGCCCGCTGGGTGCCCCCCGCGGCCGCGCCCGTGCGGAGCCGGAGCCCGGCAAATCTAGGGTTGCCGCCCCATCCTCCccgacgcctccgcctccgcctcgcgccgccgaggATAACCGCTGCAGTCACGGGAgggccgcgtcgcccccgccgccgagcCCCGCCTCCCTTGGAAtgcgccggcggcagcagcagcagcctacGACGACcgcgtgaggaggaggaggaggaggaggaggaggagcgctcTTCGACGGCGCACGCGGGGGTGAGCCTAG TGGGCGAGAACAAAGTTTTGCAAATGTCATCAATTGTGCCGAAGGCGTCCAATATCTTCTGGCATGATTGTGCAGTTGGCCAGGCTGATCGGCAGAAGCTACTGAAGCAGAAAGGTTGCGTTGTTTGGATCACAGGACTTAGTGGTTCAG GTAAAAGTACCCTGGCATGCACATTAGATCGAGAGCTCCATACAAGAGGGAAGCTTTCTTATGTTCTTGATGGTGATAATTTAAGACATGGTTTGAACAAGGATCTTGGCTTTAAGGCGGAAGACCGTGCTGAAAATATACGCAGAGTTG GTGAGGTAGCAAAGCTATTCGCAGATGCAGGCCTAGTATGCATTGCAAGTTTCATATCTCCGTATAGGAGAGACCGTGAGTCTTGTCGTGCATTATTGTCAGATGGTAGCTTTATTGAA GTTTTCTTGAACATGCCCTTGGAATTGTGTGAGTCAAGGGATCCTAAGGGCCTTTATAAGCTTGCTCGTGCAGGAAAAATAAAGG GTTTTACTGGAATTGATGACCCTTATGAATCACCATTAAACTCTGAG ATTGAGATCAAAGAAGTGGATGGTGTATGCCCTTCACCATCGGACATGGCAGGACAAGTAGTCACTTATCTAGAGGAGAAAGGGTTTCTGCATGATTAG
- the LOC4343679 gene encoding small ribosomal subunit protein uS15y-like, with the protein MGRMHSSGKGMSCSVLPYRRAAPAWVKTSASEVEEMIVRVAKKGQLPSQIGAILRDAHAVPLAQGVTGGKILRVLKSRGLAPEVPEDLYFLIKKAVAMRKHLERNRKDKDTKFRLILVESRVHRLTRYYRLAKKIPAFFKYDSTTASTLVA; encoded by the coding sequence ATGGGCCGCATGCACAGCAGCGGGAAGGGGATGTCCTGCTCGGTGCTCCCCTAcaggcgcgccgctcccgcctgGGTCAAGACGTCCGCgtcggaggtggaggagatgaTCGTGCGCGTCGCCAAGAAGGGCCAGCTGCCGTCGCAGATCGGGGCGATCCTCCGCGACGCCCACGCCGTCCCGCTCGCCCAGGGCGTCACCGGCGGCAAGATCCTCCGCGTGCTCAAGTCCCGCGGCCTCGCGCCCGAGGTGCCCGAGGACCTCTACTTCCTCATCAAGAAGGCCGTCGCGATGAGGAAGCACCTCGAGAGGAACAGGAAGGACAAGGACACCAAGTTCCGCCTCATCCTCGTCGAGAGCAGGGTGCACCGCCTCACCCGCTACTACCGCCTCGCCAAGAAGATCCCCGCCTTCTTCAAGTACGACTCCACCACCGCGAGCACTCTCGTGGCCTGA
- the LOC4343683 gene encoding protein FREE1, with product MQHGDYASSAPPAAGHYYPHQFAPNPPPHPASSAADAAPPTIPASYASAPPYSVGGYSDQPPSAPSYAPPPQYAGYAPPYNNPNPAPYPPESSPAPAPYYSYPPTAAGVATQHAPAAEPSPAPLPYDAPYYGGYQPPPTAGYGDDDYLNEGAYAYSGDGGSEPYGARGTAPTRSGAAMFDDYGRSIGPSSGGADQWPTGGGGGVGGSFGKIARAVPKAESHEDANGGAQKFRVKLLPEGAGSPTDVLCQIGLDGIRMLDPSTSRTLRIYPLDTLTRWDVLDSTVFAFWAKTPVDFEAKRIRLKSNSYTSNTLLDTVTAATVQFKEIGGDARGRGTVDSSKPMSQSNEKKKGFDWMFAKPVDEVKDHWVPDEAAKKCYSCAVDFSPFNRRHHCRNCGEIFCDKCSQGRTALTAEDNAPLVRVCDRCMAEVSQRLSIAQEAANRSATVQSHEDLARKLKEEMERNRKSSGSASGGSSGTRMREVACPTCTVHLQVQVPTSGSETVECGVCQHAFRVSAN from the exons ATGCAGCACGGAGACTACGCCTCCTCGGCCCCCCCGGCTGCGGGCCACTACTACCCGCACCAGTTCGCGCCGAATCCGCCTCCGCacccggcctcctccgccgccgacgccgcgccgccgacgatcCCGGCGAGCtacgcctccgcgccgccctaCTCGGTGGGAGGGTACTCCGATCAGCCGCCGTCGGCCCCGTCctacgcgccgccgccccagtACGCCGGGTACGCGCCGCCCTACAACAATCCCAACCCCGCGCCCTACCCACCGGAGtcgtccccggcgccggcgccgtacTACAGCTacccgccgacggcggcgggggtggccaCGCAGCATGCTCCGGCGGCGGAGCCcagccccgcgccgctgccctaCGACGCCCCGTACTACGGAGGCTACCAGCCGCCTCCTACCGCGGGGTACGGCGACGATGATTACCTGAACGAGGGCGCCTACGCGTatagcggcgacggcggctccgaGCCGTACGGGGCGCGCGGCACGGCGCCGACGCGGTCGGGTGCCGCGATGTTTGATGACTACGGCCGGTCGATTGGGCCCTCGTCGGGAGGGGCGGACCAGTGGCccaccggtggcggcggcggtgtgggtGGGAGCTTTGGGAAAATTGCGAGGGCTGTTCCAAAAGCAGAGTCTCATGAGGATGCTAACGGTGGTGCGCAGAAGTTTCGGGTTAAACTGCTGCCTGAGGGTGCCGGGAGCCCTACCGATGTGCTTTGTCAG ATTGGTCTGGATGGAATTCGCATGCTTGATCCCAGCACAAGCAGGACACTAAGGATTTATCCCCTTGATACACTGACAAGATGGGAT GTTTTAGATTCAACCGTATTTGCATTTTGGGCGAAGACTCCAGTTGATTTTGAAGCAAAGCGAATAAGGTTGAAGTCAAACAGCTATACCTCCAATACTTTGCTTGACACTGTGACTGCAGCAACAGTGCAG TTTAAGGAGATTGGTGGAGATGCAAGAGGCAGAGGAACTGTAGACAGTAGCAAACCCATGTCACAATCAAATGAGAAGAAGAAAGGTTTTGATTGGATGTTTGCAAAACCTGTTGACGAAGTGAAAGACCATTGG GTTCCAGATGAGGCTGCGAAGAAGTGCTACTCATGTGCTGTTGATTTTAGTCCTTTTAACCGCAGG CATCATTGTAGGAACTGTGGTGAAATATTCTGTGACAAATGCAGTCAAGGAAGAACTGCTCTGACTGCTGAAGATAATGCCCCGCTTGTCCGAGTTTGTGATAGATGCATG GCAGAAGTCTCTCAAAGGCTTAGCATAGCACAGGAAGCTGCCAACAGGTCTGCCACAGTGCAAAGTCATGAAGATCTTGCAAGAAAACTTAAG GAGGAAATGGAGAGAAATCGCAAGTCCTCGGGTTCTGCATCTGGAGGTTCATCTGGGACCAGAATGAGGGAAGTTGCATGTCCTACTTGCACTGTCCATCTTCAG GTTCAGGTTCCAACCTCTGGCTCAGAAACAGTGGAATGTGGGGTATGCCAGCATGCTTTCCGTGTCAGCGCCAATTGA
- the LOC4343680 gene encoding uncharacterized protein — MTLPLAMASVVQYQAAAAATAMACEEEFIPQGLISCFGRSLSRASSGRHLEYCSRDVSGGGEDSRRMAQERSARAKLRWKAVAQEIMARRSGGGGGGSGRRRKTAFSYDSKSYALNFDDQAAGAE, encoded by the exons ATGACGCTTCCG CTTGCAATGGCTAGCGTCGTGCAGtaccaggcggcggcggcggcgacggcgatggcgtgcGAGGAGGAGTTCATTCCGCAGGGGCTGATCTCCTGCTTCGGGCGGTCGCTGTCGAGGGCGTCGTCGGGGCGACACCTGGAGTACTGCAGCAGGGacgtgagcggcggcggcgaggatagCCGGCGCATGGCGCAGGAGCGATCGGCGAGGGCGAAGCTGCGGTGGAAGGCCGTGGCGCAGGAGATcatggcgaggaggagcggcggcggcggcggcggatcagggcggcggaggaagacggcgttCAGCTACGACTCCAAGAGCTACGCGCTCAACTTCGACGAccaggccgccggcgccgagtaA
- the LOC4343682 gene encoding uncharacterized protein, whose product MVFSVAWVAAAARVPAELCQGQGGARGRRRRLRADEVLRALLVAPVRELERLADWLFVFFCLPLPDYYVPGSGRGGLLVARAPSSPSGGALLHYGGRYRRPLSLLLPSSSSSSSSSSMSSSEEYYYYSDD is encoded by the coding sequence ATGGTGTTCAGCGTCgcgtgggtggcggcggcggcgcgggtgccGGCGGAGCTGTGCCAGGGACAgggcggggcgcgcgggcggcggcggcggctgcgggccgACGAGGTGCTGCGCGCGCTGCTCGTGGCGCCCGTGCGGGAGCTCGAGCGCCTCGCCGACTGGCTCTTCGTGTTCTTCTGCCTCCCCCTGCCGGACTACTACGTGCCGGGCTCCGGCCGCGGCGGGCTGCTGGTGGCgcgggcgccgtcgtcgccgtcgggcgGCGCGCTCCTGCACTACGGCGGTAGGTACCGGAGGCCCCTCTCGCTCttgttgccgtcgtcgtcgtcctcctcctcctcctcgtccatgTCCTCGTCAGAGGAGTACTACTATTACTCCGACGATTAG
- the LOC4343678 gene encoding probable serine/threonine-protein kinase WNK1 has translation MMGPKANAAAAGDLPEYAEVDPTGRYGRYNDVLGKGASKTVYRAFDEYQGMEVAWNQVKLHDFLQSPEDLERLYCEIHLLKTLKHRNIMKFYTSWVDVSRRNINFITEMFTSGTLRQYRQKHMRVNIWAVKHWCRQILSGLLYLHSHDPPIIHRDLKCDNIFVNGNQGEVKIGDLGLAAILRKSHAVHCVGTPEFMAPEVYEEEYNELVDIYSFGMCVLEMVTFEYPYSECTHPVQIYKKVISGTKPEALYKVKDPMVRQFVEKCLATASRRLSARELLKDPFLQVDDLVFCPGDGDYSLMNYLRQPYLEHAYSNVSMMSNGLSESIDEDTPTEDRWDCEDDDIKADGIDLFNGHEDEPLGNVDITIKGRKSEDGSIFLRLRIADNDGHVRNIYFPFDIEADTALSVATEMVAELDITDHEVTRIAEMIDGEVSALVPDWRPGPGIEESQDTTYCHNCGSNVSSCGSLYAYMSSAARGCQCAELHGRFEEITFQANGEQTDLQDSGGSSDDGGGQTQHVKDQEAVHSNGFVQMGRRGPRDQFCFSSFQEQSCSPRHYEYDTSLQAKGFDMKHEVKMAKYKARKMAHLRRAIHPSLDFDNLNGERRMKSSLNKLQSFHIGKNHNFRIPTCERSPGARDAEEDPDIFNLAYHSRHPDPGAQRARHCEVDAQSSPDLMFTARSYYTGAQLPTNLPRTKSVTLNAVDA, from the exons CGGCTCTACTGCGAGATCCACCTCCTCAAGACGCTCAAGCACCGCAACATCATGAAGTTCTACACCTCCTGGGTCGACGTCTCCCGCCGCAACATCAACTTCATCACCGAGATGTTCACCTCCGGCACCCTCCGCCA GTATAGGCAGAAGCACATGAGGGTGAACATATGGGCGGTGAAGCACTGGTGCAGGCAGATTCTGAGTGGATTGCTGTACTTGCATAGCCATGATCCACCCATCATCCACCGGGACCTGAAGTGTGACAACATCTTCGTGAATGGGAACCAGGGGGAGGTCAAGATCGGTGACCTTGGCCTTGCCGCCATCCTCCGCAAGTCCCACGCCGTCCACTGCGTAG GCACGCCGGAGTTCATGGCGCCAGAGGTGTACGAGGAGGAGTACAACGAGCTGGTGGACATATACTCGTTCGGGATGTGCGTGCTTGAGATGGTCACCTTCGAGTACCCGTATAGCGAGTGCACGCACCCGGTGCAGATCTACAAGAAAGTGATCTCT GGTACTAAGCCGGAAGCGTTGTACAAGGTCAAAGATCCGATGGTGAGGCAGTTCGTCGAGAAATGCCTGGCCACTGCATCCCGGAGGCTCTCAGCGAGAGAGCTGCTCAAGGACCCATTCCTGCAGGTTGACGATTTGGTCTTTTGTCCGGGTGATGGAGATTACAGCCTGATGAACTATCTGCGGCAGCCTTATTTAGAACACGCTTATAGTAATGTCTCCATGATGAGTAATGGATTATCTGAAAGCATTGACGAGGATACACCAACGGAAGATAGATGGGATTGTGAAGATGATGACATTAAAGCTGATGGTATTGACTTGTTCAATGGGCATGAAGATGAGCCTCTTGGCAATGTGGATATCACAATCAAAGGGAGAAAAAGTGAGGATGGAAGCATATTCCTCAGATTACGGATTGCAGATAATGATG GGCATGTACGGAACATCTATTTTCCTTTTGACATAGAGGCCGATACCGCATTGAGTGTTGCAACTGAGATGGTAGCCGAGCTAGATATAACTGACCATGAGGTTACTCGAATTGCTGAGATGATTGATGGCGAGGTTAGTGCACTGGTGCCAGATTGGAGGCCTGGCCCAGGCATAGAGGAATCTCAAGACACTACATACTGCCATAACTGCGGATCAAATGTATCGTCATGTGGTTCACTTTATGCCTACATGTCATCTGCTGCTCGAGGTTGCCAGTGTGCAGAGCTACATGGGCGGTTTGAGGAGATAACATTCCAAGCCAATGGAGAGCAGACCGATTTGCAGGACTCCGGAGGCAGCTCTGATGATGGAGGTGGCCAAACACAACATGTCAAAGATCAGGAAGCCGTACACAGTAATGGGTTTGTACAAATGGGTAGAAGAGGTCCTCGTGACCAGTTTTGTTTTAGTTCATTCCAGGAACAGTCTTGCTCACCTCGGCACTATGAGTATGACACTAGCCTCCAAGCAAAAGGGTTCGACATGAAGCATGAAGTAAAGATGGCCAAATACAAAGCACGGAAAATGGCACATCTAAGGAGAGCTATTCATCCATCTCTGGACTTTGACAACTTGAATGGAGAAAGGAGGATGAAGTCTTCACTGAACAAGTTACAGTCTTTTCATATTGGTAAGAATCACAATTTCCGCATACCGACCTGCGAGCGAAGCCCAGGCGCTAGAGACGCTGAGGAGGACCCTGACATTTTTAATCTAGCGTACCATAGCCGGCACCCCGATCCAGGAGCCCAAAGGGCCCGGCATTGTGAGGTTGATGCACAGAGCAGTCCAGATCTCATGTTTACAGCTAGGAGTTACTACACAGGAGCTCAGCTGCCAACAAATCTCCCAAGAACAAAATCTGTAACCCTAAATGCTGTTGATGCCTGA
- the LOC4343684 gene encoding protein neprosin gives MAAAAAARRGCLVALLAVLFLACAAEGGAAAASAAQQQQQLRRRRHLLRRQRQVHSHLRRLNKAPLASIESPDGDIIDCVHISNQPAFDHPFLKNHTIQMRPDYHPEGLYDESKVASQQNTQTITQMWHKNGVCPENTIPIRRTKKEDVLRASSIRRYGKKKHKSTPNPMSVDPDMLNESGHQHAIAYVEGDKYYGAKATINVWQPRIEQANEFSLSQLWILGGSFGQDLNSIEAGWQVSPDLYGDNNTRLFTYWTSDAYQATGCYNLLCSGFIQINNQIAMGASISPLSNYGGSQYDINILVWKDPKEGNWWLQFGNDYVLGYWPSFLFSYLADSASMIEWGGEVVNSEPDGSHTSTQMGSGHFPEEGFGKSSYFKNIQVVDSSNNLRAPSGIGSFTEQSNCYDVQNGNNGDWGTYFYYGGPGKNPNCP, from the exons atggcggcggcggcggcggctcggaggGGATGCCTGGTCGCGCTTCTGGCGGTGCTCTTCTTGGCCTGCGCCGCTGAggggggtgcggcggcggcgtcggcggcgcagcagcagcagcagctacggcggcggaggcatctgctgcggcggcagcggcaggtgCACAGCCACCTCAGGCGGCTCAACAAGGCGCCCCTCGCCAGCATCGAG AGTCCTGATGGAGACATCATAGACTGTGTGCACATCTCCAACCAGCCTGCCTTTGATCACCCTTTCCTCAAGAACCACACTATCCAG ATGAGGCCTGATTACCACCCAGAAGGCCTGTATGATGAGTCCAAGGTTGCATCACAGCAGAACACCCAGACAATCACCCAAATGTGGCACAAGAACGGCGTGTGCCCGGAGAACACCATACCAATCAGGAGGACCAAGAAGGAGGATGTCCTAAGGGCCAGCTCCATCAGGAGATATGGCAAGAAGAAGCACAAGAGCACCCCAAACCCCATGTCTGTCGACCCTGATATGCTCAATGAGAGTGGCCACCAG CATGCAATAGCATATGTGGAAGGTGATAAGTACTATGGAGCTAAGGCTACCATCAATGTGTGGCAGCCAAGAATTGAGCAGGCCAATGAGTTCAGCCTGTCCCAGCTCTGGATCTTGGGTGGTTCCTTTGGGCAGGACCTTAACAGCATTGAAGCAGGATGGCAG GTTAGCCCAGATCTGTATGGGGACAACAACACTAGACTCTTCACCTACTGGACT AGCGATGCGTATCAGGCAACAGGATGCTACAACCTGCTGTGCTCGGGGTTCATACAGATAAACAATCAGATAGCCATGGGCGCTAGCATCTCCCCACTCTCCAACTATGGTGGTTCCCAGTATGATATCAATATTTTGGTCTGGAAG GACCCAAAGGAGGGCAATTGGTGGTTGCAGTTCGGTAATGACTATGTGTTAGGCTACTGGCcatccttcctcttctcctacTTGGCAGACAGTGCCTCCATGATAGAGTGGGGTGGTGAGGTGGTGAACTCGGAGCCTGATGGCAGCCACACCTCCACACAGATGGGCAGTGGCCACTTCCCTGAGGAAGGATTTGGCAAGTCCAGCTACTTCAAGAACATACAAGTGGTGGATTCATCAAACAATCTTAGGGCACCAAGTGGTATTGGGTCATTCACTGAGCAATCCAACTGCTATGATGTGCAGAATGGCAACAATGGTGACTGGGGCACATACT